The proteins below come from a single Gimesia alba genomic window:
- a CDS encoding haloacid dehalogenase type II, with protein sequence MSPAHQSNSTPITANSRRHFLATGAGVAAGMLPTYVSAQEQQEPTMNSRPKCLFFDVNETLLDLEAMKASVANALGGRPDLLPLWFTTMLQHSLVATVGDHYDDFGVIGAATLQMVARNEGIELTDEAAKQAIAPIRSLPPHPDVKPALEQLKQAGFRIVTLTNSSQAGVDTQMKNAGLYDLFETRLSIEELQMFKPHSHVYKWAARKMKVKPEDCMLIAAHGWDIAGALWAGWRGAFVSRPGAQLYPLAKQPEIIEPNLQHVAAQLLQLGTDCCP encoded by the coding sequence ATGTCGCCTGCTCACCAATCAAATTCCACGCCGATCACTGCAAACAGTCGCCGCCATTTTCTGGCGACCGGAGCTGGAGTCGCAGCAGGGATGCTGCCGACGTATGTTTCCGCGCAGGAACAACAGGAGCCCACGATGAACTCACGACCGAAGTGTCTATTCTTTGATGTCAATGAAACCCTGCTCGATCTGGAAGCGATGAAAGCCAGTGTCGCGAATGCGCTCGGCGGTCGCCCCGATCTGCTGCCGCTCTGGTTCACCACAATGCTGCAGCATTCACTGGTCGCGACGGTCGGCGATCATTATGACGATTTCGGCGTGATTGGCGCCGCTACGTTGCAGATGGTGGCCCGCAATGAAGGGATCGAACTGACGGACGAAGCCGCGAAACAGGCGATCGCGCCGATTCGCTCACTCCCTCCACACCCCGATGTAAAACCGGCCCTCGAACAGTTAAAGCAGGCCGGCTTTCGGATCGTGACGCTGACCAACTCATCACAGGCGGGCGTGGATACCCAGATGAAAAACGCGGGCCTGTATGATCTATTCGAAACGCGATTGAGTATCGAAGAACTGCAGATGTTCAAACCGCACTCGCACGTTTACAAATGGGCGGCCCGCAAAATGAAAGTGAAGCCGGAGGACTGCATGCTGATCGCCGCCCACGGCTGGGATATCGCCGGTGCTCTCTGGGCCGGCTGGCGCGGCGCGTTCGTCTCACGCCCCGGCGCGCAACTTTACCCCCTGGCGAAACAACCCGAAATCATCGAACCCAACCTGCAACACGTAGCCGCACAGTTGCTGCAACTGGGAACGGATTGCTGCCCGTAA
- the rpsU gene encoding 30S ribosomal protein S21, whose translation MVKLRLRENESIQEAVKRFRKIVEHAGIKKEMRRREYYEKPSDENRRNRRRAERRARLSRLQSNQ comes from the coding sequence GTGGTTAAGCTTCGGTTACGAGAAAACGAATCAATTCAGGAGGCAGTAAAACGGTTCCGTAAGATTGTTGAGCACGCTGGCATTAAAAAAGAAATGCGTCGTCGCGAATATTATGAAAAGCCCAGCGATGAGAACCGAAGAAACCGACGTCGTGCAGAACGTCGCGCCCGCCTCTCTCGCCTGCAGAGTAACCAGTAG
- a CDS encoding amidophosphoribosyltransferase, whose translation MSELYHECGVAAVYHLPNKETSPLAPLGDPDKTSQLISRLLLDIQNRGQLAAGMTTFNPKRNQLIDTHKDVGTVTEVFQLNHQQTFNNLMKKYEGPAAIGHVRYATCGKDDRSYAQPFERHHIQKSKWFSFGFNGQLANYQELCKEVLTESDFHLARETDTEILMHLISQELSKENPGELFDILGTLSQRLDGAYNIVFLDALGNMFVSRDPVGIRPLCYAFDGSLFAAASESVALANMGFEADEIYSLPPGSAVVIQDGELTIREYAKPKQKAHCFFEWIYFANVCSTLDDQSVYITRKRLGEELAEQETVPIDDDTIVVPVPDTAKAAADSMAYHLSVPCLEGLIRNRYIGRTFIEGANRGDKVRAKYTPLPEVLEGKRVLLVEDTIVRSTTMKALISQLKDRGRAKEVHVRVACPPIIGPCFYGIDMSTINELFAPRFLHGGEMSPEVEQAMADAIGADSLKYLPKESISRAVGLPDTSLCQACIDTTYPTEAGRKLYQIAVENSQNDNGDEDSQRTYDVSLTTPART comes from the coding sequence ATGTCGGAACTATACCACGAATGTGGAGTTGCAGCCGTCTATCACCTTCCCAATAAAGAGACCAGCCCGCTGGCACCTCTGGGTGACCCTGATAAGACATCCCAACTCATCTCCCGGTTACTGCTGGATATCCAAAATCGCGGTCAACTGGCGGCCGGGATGACGACGTTCAACCCCAAACGCAATCAGTTGATCGATACACATAAAGATGTAGGCACCGTCACGGAAGTCTTTCAGCTCAATCATCAGCAGACGTTTAATAACCTGATGAAGAAGTACGAGGGCCCCGCCGCCATCGGCCATGTGCGGTATGCGACCTGCGGGAAAGATGATCGGAGCTACGCCCAGCCGTTCGAGCGGCATCATATTCAGAAATCCAAATGGTTCAGTTTCGGCTTCAACGGTCAATTGGCGAATTACCAGGAGCTTTGTAAAGAGGTTCTGACCGAATCCGACTTCCATCTGGCACGGGAAACCGATACCGAGATCCTGATGCATCTGATTTCTCAGGAACTTTCGAAAGAAAATCCCGGTGAACTGTTCGACATTCTGGGCACGCTTAGCCAGCGGTTAGATGGCGCCTATAATATTGTCTTTCTGGATGCGCTCGGGAACATGTTTGTTTCTCGCGATCCGGTTGGCATTCGTCCGCTCTGTTATGCATTTGATGGTTCGCTGTTTGCCGCTGCCAGCGAAAGTGTGGCACTGGCGAACATGGGCTTTGAAGCAGACGAGATTTACAGCCTGCCTCCTGGTTCTGCCGTGGTCATTCAGGATGGCGAGCTTACGATTCGCGAATATGCCAAGCCCAAACAAAAAGCGCATTGCTTCTTTGAATGGATTTACTTTGCCAACGTCTGCAGTACGCTGGATGACCAGAGCGTCTACATCACCCGCAAACGTCTGGGGGAAGAACTGGCCGAGCAGGAAACCGTTCCGATTGACGATGATACGATTGTGGTGCCCGTTCCGGATACCGCGAAAGCAGCCGCCGACAGTATGGCCTATCATTTGAGCGTGCCCTGTCTGGAAGGACTGATCCGCAACCGCTATATCGGCCGAACGTTTATCGAAGGTGCCAACCGCGGTGACAAGGTCCGTGCGAAATACACGCCGCTCCCGGAAGTTCTGGAGGGCAAACGGGTGCTGCTGGTGGAAGATACGATTGTGCGTTCCACCACCATGAAAGCATTAATCAGCCAGTTGAAAGACCGTGGCCGTGCCAAAGAAGTGCATGTGCGTGTGGCCTGCCCGCCGATCATTGGCCCCTGTTTTTATGGCATTGATATGTCAACGATTAATGAACTCTTTGCCCCCCGATTCCTGCATGGGGGAGAGATGAGCCCGGAAGTCGAACAGGCCATGGCCGATGCGATTGGTGCGGACAGTTTGAAATATCTGCCGAAAGAATCGATTTCGCGTGCCGTCGGGCTGCCTGATACGTCTCTGTGCCAGGCCTGCATCGATACGACGTACCCCACGGAAGCGGGTCGGAAGTTGTATCAGATCGCCGTTGAGAATTCTCAAAATGATAATGGCGATGAAGACTCCCAACGCACTTACGACGTTTCGCTCACCACTCCTGCCCGAACCTAA
- a CDS encoding IS630 family transposase: MSGKAAHIELTSSMHQILSQLAASRNASRAIIVRARIILLAFNKLDNQTISDTVERCPKTVGLWRRRWRDSYQALLQMQFNLNQSAFQRAIIDTLSDAPRSGSPGRFTDEQITGLISLACEKPQNSGRPVTSWTGAELADEAQRRQLVDSISASHVNRILREVNLKPHRSRYWCNTTEKDPELFQRQVETVCRTYHEAPQLYDQRRTHTVCIDEMTSLQANERRAETKPPRPGQSAREEFQYTRHGAVCVTANWHVVQGQLLATTITETRDNHDFARHIAQTIATDPQAGWVFVVDNLNTHCGAPLVELVAQQLGINPAHLGKVKRQGVLKTMTSRRAFLTNPAHRIRFIYLPKHSSWLNQIEIVFGIIKRRALRRGSFTSKQDLIEKLQNFIEYFNQHMARPMRWTYTGHRTKQQQIERPRTWRELRKTRKQWQQFAVVGNYL; encoded by the coding sequence ATGTCAGGCAAGGCTGCCCATATTGAATTGACGTCGAGTATGCATCAGATTTTATCGCAACTGGCTGCGAGTCGGAATGCCAGCCGGGCAATTATTGTGCGAGCCCGGATTATTTTACTCGCATTCAACAAGCTTGATAATCAGACCATCTCAGACACTGTCGAACGCTGCCCTAAAACGGTCGGACTTTGGCGGCGTCGCTGGCGGGACTCCTATCAGGCACTCCTGCAGATGCAGTTCAATCTCAACCAGAGTGCCTTCCAACGGGCGATCATTGATACCCTCAGCGACGCGCCCCGTAGCGGATCGCCAGGACGTTTTACTGACGAACAGATTACGGGACTGATTTCACTGGCCTGTGAGAAGCCCCAGAACAGCGGGCGACCAGTGACCTCCTGGACGGGAGCCGAACTGGCCGACGAAGCACAACGGCGTCAACTGGTCGATTCGATTTCCGCCAGCCATGTGAATCGGATCTTGCGTGAAGTGAATCTGAAGCCTCATCGCAGCCGCTACTGGTGCAATACCACCGAGAAAGATCCTGAGCTGTTTCAGCGGCAGGTAGAAACGGTCTGCCGAACTTACCATGAGGCGCCACAGTTGTATGACCAGCGAAGAACTCACACGGTCTGCATTGATGAAATGACCAGCCTGCAGGCCAACGAACGGCGGGCTGAGACAAAACCGCCACGTCCCGGACAATCGGCCAGGGAAGAGTTTCAGTATACCCGTCATGGCGCTGTGTGCGTGACAGCCAACTGGCATGTGGTACAAGGACAACTCTTGGCCACGACGATTACCGAAACGCGCGACAACCACGATTTCGCCCGTCACATCGCGCAGACGATCGCCACTGATCCACAGGCAGGCTGGGTGTTCGTTGTCGACAATTTAAACACGCACTGCGGCGCGCCACTCGTCGAATTGGTAGCGCAGCAACTGGGAATCAATCCGGCCCATCTGGGAAAAGTAAAACGGCAGGGTGTGTTGAAAACAATGACCAGTCGGCGTGCGTTCCTGACCAATCCAGCGCATCGCATCCGCTTTATTTATCTGCCCAAGCACAGTTCCTGGTTGAACCAGATCGAAATCGTATTCGGCATCATTAAACGTCGGGCACTGCGTCGAGGCAGCTTCACCTCCAAACAGGACCTGATCGAAAAACTGCAGAACTTCATTGAATACTTCAACCAGCACATGGCCCGTCCTATGCGTTGGACCTACACCGGACACCGCACAAAGCAGCAGCAGATCGAACGCCCACGCACCTGGAGAGAACTCCGGAAAACCAGGAAACAATGGCAACAATTCGCCGTGGTGGGAAACTATTTGTAA
- the proB gene encoding glutamate 5-kinase, which translates to MSLTRREVIETAETLVIKIGTNVLSCADDTLDPTRIESLAEQIHRVKETGRKVVVVSSGAIGAGMGLLGLKERPKDLGHLQASAAVGQAHLIRRYDRCLQKHGYHAAQLLVTANDFKNRTRYLNVRNTIHTLFEYGAVPIVNENDTVSIQEIKFGDNDHLAAMVTSLVKKPLLVILSVVDGLYDGDPKSPESHRISQVQDWTPELLALATDDSSSLGTGGMKSKLQAVRSATAVGENVIIANGQQEGILDQILKAEDVGTLFLAQGASVSAWKRWIGYTIRPKGKFHLDAGATKAIRDGGKSLLAIGIQSIDGTFESGEAVTLVSPSGEEFARGLSNYNSSDLAKIVMRRSDQIATILGAVPYSEVIHRDNLAVLENHPAV; encoded by the coding sequence GTGAGTCTTACAAGACGTGAAGTAATCGAAACGGCAGAAACGCTGGTCATCAAAATTGGAACAAACGTTCTCTCTTGCGCGGACGATACACTCGACCCCACGCGGATTGAATCATTGGCCGAGCAAATTCACCGCGTGAAGGAGACCGGGCGGAAAGTCGTCGTCGTTTCCAGTGGCGCTATCGGTGCCGGCATGGGACTTTTGGGATTGAAAGAACGCCCCAAAGATCTCGGTCACTTGCAGGCTTCTGCGGCCGTAGGGCAGGCGCACCTCATCCGCCGCTATGATCGTTGCTTGCAGAAACACGGTTATCACGCAGCGCAACTCCTTGTGACGGCCAACGATTTTAAAAATCGCACCCGCTATCTCAATGTGCGAAATACGATCCATACCCTGTTCGAATACGGGGCTGTCCCCATTGTCAACGAAAACGACACGGTCAGTATTCAGGAAATTAAATTCGGCGATAACGACCATCTGGCCGCGATGGTCACCAGTCTGGTCAAGAAACCACTGCTGGTCATTCTGTCGGTCGTGGATGGCCTGTATGATGGCGATCCCAAATCACCGGAGAGTCATCGGATTTCCCAGGTTCAGGATTGGACACCCGAATTACTGGCGCTGGCAACCGACGACAGCAGTTCGCTGGGCACGGGGGGCATGAAATCCAAACTGCAGGCCGTCCGCTCTGCGACCGCGGTCGGCGAAAATGTGATTATTGCGAATGGCCAGCAGGAAGGGATTCTGGATCAGATTCTCAAAGCCGAAGACGTAGGCACACTGTTTCTGGCACAGGGGGCCTCGGTCTCAGCCTGGAAACGCTGGATTGGCTATACCATTCGGCCGAAAGGGAAATTCCACCTGGACGCGGGAGCCACGAAAGCCATTCGTGATGGGGGAAAATCTCTACTGGCGATTGGAATCCAATCGATTGATGGTACATTTGAAAGTGGTGAGGCAGTGACTCTGGTCAGTCCGAGCGGCGAAGAATTCGCACGCGGACTGAGTAATTATAATTCCAGCGATCTGGCGAAGATTGTGATGCGACGTTCGGATCAAATTGCCACCATCCTCGGGGCTGTGCCTTATTCCGAAGTCATTCATCGGGATAATCTGGCAGTTCTCGAAAATCATCCTGCTGTGTAG
- a CDS encoding DUF1559 domain-containing protein, translating into MKQIRARNGFTLIELLVVIAIIATLIALLLPAVQQAREAARRSQCKNNLKQIGIALHNYHETHSAFPAGYFSYGTSDGSGPAWANIDPQTWDAAPGWTWAAMLLPYLDQAPLYNAFDVNRPCWDLVNASAAQTKLTVFLCPTSSGGDEPFVVQDSGGSPLLMGGAQLLFGRSHYVASHGQESCWGDCGASTTGVIFTDIYTKTTKTVTINGDASKVADGPFFRNSRTKMRDVTDGLSNTIFLGEHSSKLSDKTWVGVVPGAYTHPRFSTPENGPDAAATLALIHAGPSGGELDITGFPIIHPVNFPTFHVGQMYSEHIGGGHVCLGDGSVRFVSENIDLILWAELSSISEGEVIGEF; encoded by the coding sequence ATGAAACAGATTCGAGCCCGCAACGGGTTTACGCTGATTGAGTTGCTGGTGGTGATTGCGATTATTGCGACTTTGATTGCGCTATTACTGCCGGCGGTGCAGCAGGCGCGGGAGGCGGCGCGGCGGAGTCAGTGTAAGAACAATCTGAAGCAGATCGGGATTGCGTTGCACAATTATCACGAGACCCATTCCGCGTTCCCCGCGGGGTACTTTTCGTATGGCACCAGCGATGGTTCGGGGCCGGCCTGGGCCAACATTGATCCGCAGACCTGGGATGCGGCACCAGGCTGGACATGGGCGGCGATGCTGCTGCCTTATCTGGATCAGGCCCCCCTGTATAACGCGTTTGATGTGAATCGGCCCTGTTGGGATCTGGTGAATGCGAGTGCGGCCCAGACGAAGCTGACAGTTTTTTTATGCCCGACATCATCGGGCGGGGATGAGCCGTTTGTGGTGCAGGATTCCGGCGGGAGTCCGCTGTTGATGGGGGGCGCTCAATTGCTGTTTGGTCGTTCGCATTACGTAGCTAGTCATGGTCAGGAATCGTGCTGGGGGGACTGTGGGGCGAGTACCACGGGCGTGATCTTTACGGACATTTACACTAAAACCACCAAGACGGTGACGATTAACGGCGATGCTTCGAAGGTCGCAGACGGGCCCTTCTTTCGGAACTCACGGACGAAGATGCGGGATGTGACCGATGGCTTATCGAATACAATCTTTCTGGGCGAACACTCTTCGAAACTGAGCGATAAAACATGGGTCGGCGTGGTGCCGGGAGCATATACTCATCCCCGGTTTTCCACGCCGGAAAATGGTCCCGATGCGGCGGCGACACTGGCGCTAATTCATGCAGGACCGTCGGGGGGTGAGCTGGACATTACCGGTTTTCCGATCATTCACCCGGTCAACTTTCCCACGTTCCATGTGGGGCAGATGTATTCCGAGCATATTGGTGGTGGGCATGTCTGTCTGGGAGATGGTTCAGTCCGATTTGTTTCTGAGAATATCGATCTCATTTTATGGGCCGAGCTGTCAAGTATCAGCGAAGGCGAAGTGATTGGGGAGTTTTAA
- a CDS encoding Gfo/Idh/MocA family protein — translation MKDLKVGIIGAGGIAAKMHLPELQTVKDCEVVMLSGRKESRLDVLCRKFNVPRSTQNYQDVIDDESINAVAIALPHPLHVEWGIKAIEAGKHVYMQKPLSTSMDEADAFVEETDNHDVTVLALPYMSNPHVLATRDYIQNEKLGTIASADARASHGGPEVYYAGIQEILEEKPTDDLWFFDADKADVGALFDMGVYAIANLVGVVGAVKSVTAKLTTVSKPTRLEDTASMILEFENGALGTAQTGWCDAARTYEFSVHGTAGKLVSSRQAESLRYYYPSSKVDEDAPLIEETVDLSHYPVQNSHQHWADCIRKGIQPPLSNASTARHVTEILLAALKSSRENRTVDIQSRLTIY, via the coding sequence ATGAAGGATTTGAAAGTCGGGATTATTGGTGCCGGCGGAATTGCGGCCAAGATGCATCTGCCGGAACTGCAGACCGTCAAAGACTGTGAAGTAGTGATGCTGTCCGGGCGGAAAGAGTCGCGACTGGATGTGCTCTGTCGTAAATTCAATGTCCCACGTTCGACGCAGAATTACCAGGACGTGATCGACGATGAAAGTATCAACGCGGTCGCTATTGCGCTGCCTCACCCGCTGCATGTGGAGTGGGGCATCAAAGCCATCGAAGCGGGTAAGCATGTTTACATGCAGAAGCCGTTGAGTACTTCGATGGACGAAGCCGACGCGTTTGTGGAAGAGACAGACAATCACGATGTGACAGTGCTGGCGCTGCCTTACATGTCGAACCCGCATGTGCTGGCGACCCGCGATTACATTCAAAACGAAAAGCTGGGGACGATCGCTTCGGCCGATGCCCGTGCGAGTCATGGCGGCCCGGAAGTCTATTACGCGGGCATTCAGGAAATTCTGGAAGAGAAGCCGACCGATGATCTCTGGTTTTTCGACGCCGACAAAGCCGATGTCGGAGCGCTGTTTGATATGGGCGTGTATGCGATCGCCAATCTGGTTGGCGTGGTGGGAGCCGTCAAATCAGTGACCGCGAAACTGACCACGGTGTCGAAACCGACGCGTCTCGAAGATACGGCGTCGATGATTCTCGAATTCGAAAACGGGGCTCTGGGCACGGCACAAACCGGCTGGTGCGACGCCGCCCGGACATACGAATTTTCTGTGCATGGGACAGCCGGGAAACTGGTCAGCAGTCGGCAGGCGGAATCATTGCGCTATTATTATCCCAGTTCGAAAGTCGATGAAGATGCCCCGCTGATCGAAGAAACCGTCGATCTATCGCATTATCCCGTGCAGAATTCGCATCAGCACTGGGCGGACTGTATTCGCAAAGGTATTCAACCGCCGCTGTCAAATGCATCAACGGCGCGACATGTTACCGAGATTCTGCTGGCGGCTTTGAAATCGTCGCGAGAGAATCGGACAGTGGACATTCAATCCCGGCTGACTATTTACTGA
- the thyX gene encoding FAD-dependent thymidylate synthase, producing the protein MTERSELIDELRWKKIPVLNDGFVCLVDVMGDDSSIVQAARVSYGEGTKRVSDDRTLIRYLMRHRHSTPFEMAELKFLVRVPMDCWRQWIRHRTANVNEYSTRYSVAIDSAQTTLPGEWRTQATSNRQGSDAPLPEDLGQKLTEEETEFQQKARDVYEARLEAGVAREQARKDLPLATYTEAYWKIDLHNLIHFLSLRMDSHAQWEIQEYSRAIGEQIVKLLFPVVWEAFEDYRQGAMFLTRLDKEVLARLMASAAEKSLVPPFSEDAFLEVQDETWKSLKRSRERDECQSKLQRLGILKGE; encoded by the coding sequence ATGACGGAGCGGTCTGAACTCATTGACGAATTGCGCTGGAAAAAAATTCCGGTTCTCAATGACGGTTTTGTTTGTCTGGTAGATGTCATGGGCGATGACAGTTCGATTGTTCAGGCAGCCCGAGTCAGCTATGGAGAGGGAACCAAACGCGTTTCCGACGACCGGACTTTGATCCGCTATCTAATGCGTCATCGGCACAGTACCCCCTTCGAAATGGCCGAACTCAAGTTCCTGGTACGGGTACCGATGGACTGCTGGCGGCAGTGGATTCGCCACCGGACGGCCAATGTGAACGAATACAGCACCCGTTATTCGGTTGCCATCGATTCCGCTCAGACCACACTTCCCGGCGAATGGCGAACCCAGGCAACTTCCAACCGGCAGGGCAGTGACGCCCCGCTGCCAGAAGATCTGGGACAAAAACTGACTGAGGAAGAGACCGAATTTCAGCAGAAAGCCCGCGACGTTTACGAGGCCCGTCTGGAAGCCGGCGTGGCCCGCGAACAGGCCCGCAAAGATTTACCACTGGCGACCTACACCGAAGCTTACTGGAAAATTGATTTACATAACTTGATTCACTTCTTGAGCTTACGTATGGACTCGCATGCTCAGTGGGAGATTCAGGAGTATTCCCGGGCGATTGGCGAGCAAATCGTCAAACTGCTGTTTCCCGTGGTCTGGGAAGCCTTTGAAGACTATCGGCAGGGGGCCATGTTCCTGACCCGCCTGGATAAAGAGGTTCTGGCCCGGTTAATGGCGAGTGCAGCTGAGAAATCACTGGTGCCTCCGTTTTCAGAAGATGCATTTCTGGAAGTACAGGATGAGACCTGGAAATCACTGAAACGGAGCCGCGAACGGGATGAATGTCAGTCGAAACTGCAACGTTTGGGGATTTTGAAGGGCGAGTAG
- a CDS encoding acyl-CoA thioesterase — protein sequence MSASHEMEIRVRYNETDSMGFLHHGNYFTYFEMGRTELFRSQGGNYREMEEKGYLLVVAKIECKYRLPARYDDVLTLRTTLSRVTGAKLEHDYELFRDGASIAKAHSVIACVDREGNIQRMPAAMEHLGTE from the coding sequence ATGTCTGCCTCGCATGAGATGGAGATCCGCGTCCGTTATAACGAAACGGACTCCATGGGATTTCTGCATCATGGAAATTATTTTACGTACTTTGAAATGGGCCGCACCGAACTCTTTCGTTCTCAGGGAGGCAACTACCGTGAGATGGAAGAAAAAGGCTACCTGCTGGTGGTGGCGAAGATCGAATGCAAATACCGTCTCCCGGCCCGCTACGATGATGTCTTAACGCTGCGGACTACACTCTCCCGCGTCACCGGCGCTAAGCTGGAACATGATTACGAACTGTTTCGAGATGGTGCCTCGATCGCCAAAGCTCACAGTGTGATTGCCTGCGTCGATCGCGAAGGCAACATCCAACGCATGCCGGCCGCAATGGAGCATTTGGGGACGGAGTAA
- a CDS encoding DUF1559 domain-containing protein produces MSLSKGTYVKRGFTLIELLVVIAIIAILIALLLPAVQQAREAARRSTCKNNLKQIGLAIHNYHETHRVFPPGFIMDHGWLSTTFILPFMDQAPLYNKLSPNGPMDVTNTTTLTDIRTILPIYLCPSSADPDASKNSDIPVNGQPIGLSNYLGINGNIDMRCGTKGNGMFFQNSRTRIRDITDGTSNTVAFTERTTVNDSAGTNHRGGVWAGVTHPCPANGFDNIRNFTIQHRVGWSMINGTGYQFGPSSLHVGGVHYLLADGQVRFVSENIDASSNSTPPTATTGIYFKLSVINDGQVIGEF; encoded by the coding sequence ATGAGTTTATCTAAAGGCACTTACGTAAAGCGAGGATTTACCCTCATCGAATTACTGGTTGTGATCGCAATCATCGCGATTCTGATCGCCCTGTTACTGCCGGCGGTACAGCAGGCACGGGAAGCGGCGCGTCGCAGTACTTGTAAGAACAATCTAAAACAGATTGGTCTGGCCATTCACAACTATCATGAAACGCATCGCGTCTTTCCTCCCGGATTCATTATGGATCACGGCTGGCTCTCGACAACGTTTATTCTGCCCTTCATGGACCAGGCACCCCTGTATAACAAACTGAGTCCGAACGGTCCCATGGATGTAACGAATACCACAACTCTGACTGATATCCGTACCATCCTGCCGATTTATCTTTGTCCCTCTAGTGCCGATCCGGACGCCTCCAAAAATTCCGATATTCCGGTGAATGGTCAGCCGATTGGCCTTTCAAACTATCTGGGCATTAACGGAAACATTGATATGCGTTGTGGGACGAAGGGCAATGGGATGTTCTTTCAAAACAGTCGAACCAGAATTCGTGATATTACTGATGGGACTTCAAATACCGTTGCCTTCACCGAACGGACTACGGTTAATGACAGTGCAGGCACGAACCATCGTGGTGGCGTCTGGGCGGGTGTGACTCATCCCTGTCCGGCAAACGGTTTTGACAACATTCGCAACTTTACCATTCAGCACCGGGTGGGCTGGTCCATGATCAATGGAACCGGTTACCAGTTCGGCCCCTCCAGTCTACACGTGGGTGGAGTGCATTACCTGTTGGCAGATGGCCAGGTTCGATTCGTCAGCGAAAACATCGACGCCTCCAGCAACTCAACGCCACCGACCGCCACCACAGGAATCTATTTCAAACTGTCGGTCATTAATGATGGTCAGGTCATTGGAGAATTCTAA